gagagaccgATTTCTTCAGAAAAACAGCCCTCCATTGCGAAATTGCGCaatcatatgaaaaccagggtTACTCTTtagtacgggagaccgatttcttcgaaAAACATCTTTCCATTTGAACTATGGGTATGGTTGAAAAGGTCGATTGGtgaattgtgggatacatcatcaggcgcacccatcgcaaggatccattctgttggatccttgcgatcagcgtacgcacgtcgcgcgatcATCGTGCGTTGatgtttccatatcacagccgGCCTACgtacgacgtcgtgcgccttgctGCGTGCCTTGCgttgtcatatggaaaccaggctttactagCGTTCTAGCGCTAGCTGCGCTCTACATGTAGCTGCGCTCCAGCACAACTAGCGatgaggctcactaatctagtattggttttgtctaccactaatgcagtgagtgaaagatcattttcattgaagcaaatcaaaacatCGATTAGGAGCACTATGaggcaggctcgtctaaataatcttctaatattacacatatctaaagatgttgaaatagatacagaatcagttgtgaaattTTTCTGTCATGGatacattgacagaacaagagctattgcaataaaaaagtaatgCTCTTGTTCTTTCAATTTCCttgacagaaatctgtagtgtcatgagttttatatcgtttGTGGaataaagaaaatgttttgcctaccatgaaccatgagcaatatatttatgtagattttgatgcttacaattgattgcatttatgcattcTTTGAGGGTTGTTAATGCTTAAAAGGTTCAGAGGTTCAGGGTGCTGTCCCCAAGCCCGTTGGGGGCTTACACTGCCCCCCAAACCCTCAAGTGTTCATAACTAGACGCCTAACATTTtcagccccaacttgcaaccatgGAATACAGGCCTGGCAGTTGATACTTTGAAAGTTCAACAGAACCCATAAGCAGATGCTAGCCGCCTTTACTAACcagtaatacatgtacatatttacgATTTGGCATTGGATGAGGTATTGGGTTATAAGGTGGGTGGTGAtgttgtggtaagtaatgagatAGTAGACGAAGATGTAGTAGTTAATGTGGTAGGTGGTAAGTGATGAGGTGGTAGGTGATGAAGTGGTAGGTGATGAGGTGGTAGGTGATGAGACGAGAGGTGATGAGGTAGTAGGTGATGAGGTGGTAGGTGATGATATGGTAGGTGATGAGGCAAGAGGTGATGAGGTGGTAGGTGATGAGGCAAGAGGTGATGAGGTGGTAGGTGATGAGGTGGTAGGTGATGAGGTGGTAGGTGATGAGGTGGTAGGTGATGAGACGAGAGGTGATGAGGTAGTAGGTGATGAGGTGGTAGGTGATGAGGTGGTAGGTGATGAGGCAAGAGGTGATGAGGTGGTAGGTGATGAGGCAAGAGGTGATGAGGTGGTAGGTGATGAGGTGGTAGGTGATGAGGTGGTAGGTGATGAGGTGGTAGGTGATGAGGCGAGAGGGGATGAGGTGGCAGGTGATGAGGTGGTAGATGCTGATGTAGTAGGCGATGAGGCGGTAGGTGATGAGATGGTTGGCGATGATGTAGCAGGTGATAAAGGGACAGGAGAAGGAAGAGTCGATGCTATGAAGAGCTCATGGCACATTATTGGGGTTATATAAAACTCTTATTTACAGCAATGAGTTTGCAAAGTTCAATGTTTGCCAAGCAAGCACTGAAACactttaattcattattaggatttataaaaaaaaggcTTGTTGAGGGTGAAATAAGTGGTCATAACTCTATGGCTCACAGATTGCAGCTTTTAATCATCACTCTATTGTTTCCAGATTGTAGCCTCCAGTCATCACTTTATGGTTCACAGATTGCAGCTTTCAATCATCACTCTATTGTTCCCAGATTGTAGTCTCCAGTCATCACTCTATGGTTCACAGATTGCAGTTTTCAATCATCACTCTATTGTTTCCAGATTGTAGCCTTCAGTCATCACTCTATGGTTCACAGATTGTACCCTCCAGTCATCACTCTATGGTTGACGACTACATACAAGCTAATCATCAAAGACGTCA
The genomic region above belongs to Watersipora subatra chromosome 1, tzWatSuba1.1, whole genome shotgun sequence and contains:
- the LOC137399917 gene encoding sperm acrosomal protein FSA-ACR.1-like produces the protein MLALDRVVSDEVVGDEVVGDEVVGDETRGDEVVGDEVVGDDMVGDEARGDEVVGDEARGDEVVGDEVVGDEVVGDEVVGDETRGDEVVGDEVVGDEVVGDEARGDEVVGDEARGDEVVGDEVVGDEVVGDEVVGDEARGDEVAGDEVVDADVVGDEAVGDEMVGDDVAGDKGTGEGRVDAMKSSWHIIGVI